From Apium graveolens cultivar Ventura chromosome 9, ASM990537v1, whole genome shotgun sequence, the proteins below share one genomic window:
- the LOC141686815 gene encoding protein UNUSUAL FLORAL ORGANS, whose protein sequence is MEAFNTHINLPCIPYAFTTISSASCAFPGSITGTVTPWMDTRIWSRLPHRLIDRIIAFLPPAAFFRSRSVCKRWYALIFSTQFLEMYLQVSPIRHCFIFFKLKSLKSHIYKNNNAPYNIDQNRINCEGYMFDPQTITWHCLTFPLIPPGYSPSSSSGGLICWVSDEAGPKTIFLSNPLFGSLTPLPSTLRPRLFPSVGLTVSNSSIDIVLAGDDMISPYAVKNLTTESFHIDSSGFYSIWGTTSSLPRLCSLESGQMINLHTKFYCMNYSPFSVLTYDISSNLWCKIQAPMKRYLRSPNLVVINNKLVLVAAVEKSKLNVPKSLRLWALQSCGAAWAEIDRMPLQLYAQFEAEENGRGFNCVGNGEYVAVVIRGSGKAVLFDMGMKRWQWIPACPYENGGGELHGFAYDPKLATPVTGLLDQLTVPF, encoded by the coding sequence ATGGAAGCTTTTAACACACATATTAACTTACCTTGCATTCCTTATGCATTCACTACAATAAGTAGTGCAAGTTGTGCCTTCCCTGGTTCAATTACAGGCACAGTAACTCCCTGGATGGACACCAGGATCTGGAGTAGGCTACCTCATCGTCTCATCGACCGAATCATCGCATTCCTCCCACCTGCTGCATTTTTTCGCTCCCGGTCCGTTTGTAAAAGATGGTATGCCCTTATTTTCTCCACACAATTTCTCGAAATGTACCTCCAAGTCTCCCCTATTCGTCACTGCTTCATCTTCTTCAAACTCAAAAGCCTCAAATCTCACATCTACAAAAACAACAATGCACCCTACAACATTGATCAAAACAGAATAAACTGTGAAGGGTACATGTTTGATCCTCAAACCATCACCTGGCATTGTCTTACCTTTCCTCTAATCCCACCCGGATACTCGCCATCATCGTCCTCTGGTGGCCTAATCTGTTGGGTATCCGATGAAGCCGGTCCGAAAACCATATTCCTAAGCAACCCTCTGTTTGGTTCACTAACTCCATTGCCTTCAACATTAAGGCCAAGACTTTTTCCTTCAGTTGGCTTAACCGTCTCCAATTCATCCATCGACATTGTACTAGCTGGAGACGACATGATATCGCCATACGCTGTCAAGAACTTAACAACCGAAAGCTTCCACATAGACAGCTCAGGGTTTTACTCAATATGGGGAACCACCTCTTCTCTCCCAAGACTTTGTAGCCTTGAATCAGGCCAAATGATTAACCTACACACAAAATTCTACTGCATGAACTACAGCCCTTTCAGTGTCTTAACCTACGACATTTCATCGAACCTGTGGTGCAAAATCCAAGCACCAATGAAAAGGTACCTAAGATCACCAAATCTAGTTGTGATAAACAACAAGCTTGTCTTAGTTGCTGCAGTGGAGAAAAGCAAGCTCAACGTTCCGAAAAGCTTGAGACTCTGGGCCTTACAAAGCTGTGGCGCTGCATGGGCAGAGATTGACAGAATGCCACTACAACTATATGCACAGTTTGAGGCTGAGGAGAATGGCAGAGGGTTTAACTGCGTTGGGAATGGTGAGTATGTCGCGGTGGTGATACGAGGCTCAGGCAAGGCGGTGCTGTTTGACATGGGGATGAAGAGGTGGCAGTGGATTCCGGCTTGTCCTTACGAAAACGGTGGCGGAGAGTTGCATGGATTTGCTTATGATCCTAAATTAGCTACACCTGTTACAGGGCTTCTTGATCAGTTAACAGTGCCATTTTAG
- the LOC141687204 gene encoding GTP-binding protein ERG, with translation MKALRVLRTLSSSLSKPHFNSPLKHPRFYSESQPQLISTPSEDENGDGVFDSAQFEIPSLENLGIGKKIKEDVGWDERFRERAEEKVFGKKVEGKRGLKVVEREEQKRRRAAVLARTLLEAAVGKGDEEEDEVDCLSVKEEDQKSLNVGIIGAPNAGKSALTNFMVGTKVAGVSRKTNTTTHEVLGVMTKGDTQICFFDTPGLILNRGGYPSKDIKVRVECAWSAIGLYDILIVIFDVHRHLNRPDSRVVRLIERMGSEANPKQKRILCMNKVDLVEKKKDLLKVAEKFKELPGYEKYFMISGLNGSGVKDLTRFLMEQAVKRPWDEDPLALSEEVMKNISLEVVRERLLDHIHQEIPYDIDHRLVDWKELRDGSIRIEQHFITHKLSQRKILVGKNGSKIGRIGVEANEELRSIFKRNVHLILQVRLK, from the exons ATGAAAGCTTTAAGAGTCTTGCGCACTCTTTCTTCATCACTCTCAAAACCCCATTTCAATTCTCCCTTAAAACACCCAAGATTTTACTCAGAATCACAACCCCAACTCATTTCCACCCCTTCTGAAGATGAAAATGGTGATGGGGTTTTCGATAGTGCTCAATTTGAAATACCCAGTTTGGAAAATCTTGGAATTGGGAAAAAAATTAAAGAAGATGTTGGGTGGGATGAGAGGTTTAGAGAGAGAGCTGAGGAGAAGGTTTTTGGGAAAAAAGTTGAGGGGAAGAGGGGGTTGAAAGTGGTGGAGAGGGAAGAGCAGAAAAGACGGAGAGCTGCGGTTTTAGCTAGGACTTTGTTGGAAGCTGCTGTAGGGAAAGGGGATGAGGAGGAGGATGAGGTGGATTGTTTGTCGGTTAAGGAGGAGGATCAGAAGTCTTTGAATGTTGGGATTATTGGGGCTCCTAATGCCGGGAAATCTGCACTTACTAATTTTATG GTTGGGACAAAGGTTGCTGGTGTTTCCAGAAAGACAAATACAACCACACATGAAGTTTTAGGAGTGATGACCAAAGGAGACACTCAAATT TGTTTCTTTGACACCCCAGGGCTTATATTAAACAGAGGAGGATACCCATCCAAAGACATAAAAGTTCGGGTAGAATGTGCGTGGAGTGCAATTGGTCTTTATGATATTCTAATAGTTATTTTTGATGTTCACAGGCACCTTAACAG GCCTGACAGTAGAGTTGTAAGATTAATTGAACGAATGGGTTCTGAAGCCAATCCCAAACAAAAGCGCATTTTATGCATGAATAAGGTAGATTTGGTTGAGAAGAAAAAGGATCTGTTAAAGGTAGCTGAGAAATTTAAAGAGCTTCCAGGATATGAGAA GTACTTCATGATCTCTGGGCTGAATGGTTCTGGAGTCAAAGATCTAACTCGATTCTTAATGGAACAG GCTGTTAAACGACCTTGGGATGAAGATCCCCTGGCACTGAGTGAAGAAGTCATGAAGAATATATCGTTGGAAGTTGTACGTGAAAGATTATTAGACCACATACATCAG GAAATCCCATATGATATTGACCATCGGTTGGTAGATTGGAAGGAGTTGCGAGATGGCTCTATTAGAATTGAACAACATTTTATCACCCACAAACTGAGCCAGCGCAAAATTCTTGTGGGGAAAAATGGATCTAAGATAGG AAGGATTGGTGTTGAAGCTAATGAAGAGCTGAGGTCCATATTTAAGAGGAATGTCCATCTCATCCTCCAGGTCAGACTTAAATGA
- the LOC141682580 gene encoding uncharacterized protein LOC141682580: MITHYRFSDFDDEATGSYRCSDPDHYDKGVLCDGEHGYNLQYNRLREVRSEQSEDKLESTVNGKPQSPSHVVIINDYEGDDNYGDTDLVELLSDSGDDDPKSDSVEGDPSSNSEDACGSFKSN; this comes from the exons ATGATTACGCATTATAGATTTTCGGATTTCGACGATGAGGCTACGGGTTCCTATCGATGTTCGGATCCTGACCACTACGACAAAGGGGTTCTTTGTGACGGCGAACATGGCTACAACCTTCAGTACAATCGATTGAGAGAGGTACGTTCGGAGCAATCTGAAGACAAATTGGAGAGTACGGTGAACGGGAAACCTCAATCGCCTTCGCATGTAGTTATAATTAATGACTATGAGGGTGATGATAATTACGGTGACACCGATCTGGTAGAGCTGCTCTCGGATTCCGGTGACGACGATCCTAAATCTGATTCCGTTGAGGGAGATCCTAGCTCTAATTCTGAAGATGCAT GTGGTTCATTTAAATCAAACTGA